The DNA sequence GGTGATGGCTTCTCGGACTGGATGACTGAGCGGGTTGACTTTACAGCCCTCCTCCCTTTggagccccccttcccctcaggtgccctccccccgccttccccacccccacctgaccTGGAAGCCATGGCCTCCCTCCTCAAGAAGGAGCTGGAGCAGATGGAAGACTTCTTCCTTGATGGTCCACTTCTTCCACCAtcctccccaccaccacagccgccgcctccgccaccaccaccaccaccaccccctccccttccgctccccctgcccaccttcgacctcccccagccccctgccctggaTACCCTCGACCTGCTGGTCATGTACTGCCGCAgcgaggctgggcagggggatgTGGGCTtggctccccttcccccagcacaggagccccctcctcctcctccaccctctcgCCCAGCCCCCTACCCCAATCCTGCCACCACTCGAGGGGACCGCAAGCAAAAGAAGAGAGACCAGAACAAGTCAGCGGCCCTGAGGTACCGCCAGAGGAAGCGGGCAGAGGGGGAGGCCCTGGAGGGGGAGTGCCAAGGGCTAGAGGCTCGGAACCGCGAGCTGAGGGAGAGGGCCGAGTCCGTGGAGCGGGAGATCCAGTACGTCAAGGACCTGCTCATCGAGGTGTACAAGGCTCGGAGCCAGAGGACCCACAGCAGCTAGATGGGCAGGGCTTTGGGCTCCAGGGGGCGCTGGTCTTCATCTCTGTTTCTGGGGCTGAGGTCAGAGGGTGCCTCTATCATCCCTCTGCCTCTAGCCTCTTTCcatcccccccttctctctccttttatccTTGTGTCCTTgtccatttctgattttgctcccctcttccctccccagaaCCATGACACGTCTGGCCTTAGTCAATATCAACACTTCCCAGGTGACAGCTGAGGGACTGGGGCCCCGGGGAGCTCAGGGTCTCCCCCTCAGGGCAGTGAGGCCAGGAAGCTGTGCAGAGTGAGTGCAGATGAAGACAGCAGAGCCCTCTGGGGAAAAGTCAGGGAGGGTTTTAAGAATGACACCCACATCATTAAGCACATAAAGCAAGCCAGGTGACCTAGGAAATACATTTGTGCAGGGAGCCGGCTCACAGAGCCAGTGGCTGTGGGGGCAgatggggaggccagcagggcaggggtggcCGTAGTTGGTGACTGGGTGTCCGTTTAGCTCTGGGAGGAACGCAGTGTTTTGTGAAATTGTTGGGGCTGGGCTCTGTCtaggtgagggagggcagggagtgaTCCTTTGGGGGGTGTGGtgcaaataaaatgaagaatttccTCCAGTCTGTGTGTCTGGTCTTTGAGAGAAGTTGGAGAGAGGGCAGTCTTAGGCCAAAGACAAGAATgataataatagaaataacagccctggccgggtagctcagttggttagtgttatCCGATACCCCATGGTTtcggttagatccctggtcaggatacacacaagaatcaaccactgaatgcatcagtaagtggagcaacaaatcgatgtttctctctttaaaaaaatcaaataaaaatgtacaaaaagagAGCCTgccctgtgttgctcagtggttagagtgaccATCCATGCatcaaagggtcgagggttcgattccctattCCCAGTCCAGAGTGCATAcatgggttacaggtttgatccctgaccccggtcacatgttcaggaggcaaccaatcaatgtgtctctcacatctatgtttctcttgctctcctcctccctctctctaaaatcatcctcgggtgaggattaacaaacaaaaaaagaaatagcacaaTACTTACGGTCAGGACCACACACTTGGTACACAGCCAAGGCCATGACGGGACTGACTGAACTGATAATGAtacaacagccctagccagtttggctcagtggatagagcgttggcttgtggactgaaaggtcccgggttcaattctggtcaagggcacatgcctgggttgctggctggatccctagtagggggtgtgcaggaggcagccgatcaatgattctctcatcattgatgtttctctctctccctctctgaaatcaataaaatttttttttaaaaaatgatacaacatgccaggccggcgtggctcagtggatagagcgtcagcctgcggactgaagggtcccgggttcgattccagtcaagggcacatgcctgggatgcaggcttgatccccagtgtgaggcctgtgggaggcagctgatcaatgattctctctcatcattgatgtttctctctctctcccttccccttcctctctgaaatcaataaaaatatattttaaaaaaatgatacagccgaaaccggtttggctcagtggatagagcgtcggcctgtggactgaaaggtcccgggttcgattccggtcaagggcatgtaccttggtttcgggcacatccccagtaggggctgtgcaggaggcagctgatcgatgtttctctcatcgatgtttctaactctctatccctctcccttcctctctgta is a window from the Eptesicus fuscus isolate TK198812 chromosome 21, DD_ASM_mEF_20220401, whole genome shotgun sequence genome containing:
- the ATF5 gene encoding cyclic AMP-dependent transcription factor ATF-5 isoform X1 — its product is MSLLATLGLELDRALLPASGLGWLVDYGKLPLAPAPLGPYEVLGGALEGGLPGGGEPLTGDGFSDWMTERVDFTALLPLEPPFPSGALPPPSPPPPDLEAMASLLKKELEQMEDFFLDGPLLPPSSPPPQPPPPPPPPPPPPPLPLPLPTFDLPQPPALDTLDLLVMYCRSEAGQGDVGLAPLPPAQEPPPPPPPSRPAPYPNPATTRGDRKQKKRDQNKSAALRYRQRKRAEGEALEGECQGLEARNRELRERAESVEREIQYVKDLLIEVYKARSQRTHSS
- the ATF5 gene encoding cyclic AMP-dependent transcription factor ATF-5 isoform X2; translated protein: MSLLATLGLELDRALLPASGLGWLVDYGKLPLAPAPLGPYEVLGGALEGGLPGGGEPLTGDGFSDWMTERVDFTALLPLEPPFPSGALPPPSPPPPDLEAMASLLKKELEQMEDFFLDGPLLPPSSPPPQPPPPPPPPPPPPPLPLPLPTFDLPQPPALDTLDLLVMYCRSEAGQGDVGLAPLPPAQEPPPPPPPSRPAPYPNPATTRGDRKQKKRDQNKSAALRTMTRLALVNINTSQVTAEGLGPRGAQGLPLRAVRPGSCAE